The Anolis carolinensis isolate JA03-04 chromosome 2, rAnoCar3.1.pri, whole genome shotgun sequence genome has a window encoding:
- the LOC100558354 gene encoding calicin-like codes for MRIKFTEKNHNSFMMQALDRQRKNKEFCDVVLRVDQNDFYAHRNVLAVVSSQIRDMISGENTKTDEFFIYIDCKCLSSALVEELLNYFYTGSIMISEKNVGDLLKGAKHFNSQTLKNHCSDFLQSSLKKNNCFQYLLLATVYDLREVANLAYDGIRDNFDYWAGPQGRGELMHCPSSIFSKLLEDENLHVQNEDQIFLALLQWVKYEKAEREKLFTKFFDYLYLSAVSTKTLLAACREVSLFTDHSGPLARIEGILSERKQGKPQSLMLNQRKGALMDSVVILGGQNQQGDFSSGVFAYILGENIWLKLTEMPYKASALSATSLGKYIYVSGGTTEIMSGLKTAWKYDMDANSWLKLPDLPIGLAFHTMVACGGAVYSIGGSTAPRKHISSIYKYSDVKENWVLAGKTSIPMDATAVITKGDKTIYIVTGRCLMNGRISRVGVLDCFDMEARSVVQYITFPIQFNYKPLLSFPQENILSVQSHKESVEINLQNIKMNKSTKLMPLLPNNYHLDLSHAVCSVGNNKVFVCGGLAWPDHQHPTGHSINRQAYMLDQSTGEWRVLAPPPEALDCPACCTAKLPCKVLQRTVVN; via the coding sequence GCAATGTCTTAGCAGTGGTGTCCTCGCAAATAAGGGACATGATATCTGGTGAGAATACGAAAACAGATGAATTCTTCATTTACATTGATTGCAAGTGCTTGAGCTCTGCCTTGGTGGAGGAGCTGCTCAATTATTTTTATACAGGGAGCATCATGATTTCAGAGAAGAACGTGGGAGATCTTTTGAAGGGAGCCAAGCACTTCAATTCTCAGACTCTGAAAAACCACTGCTCTGATTTCCTACAGAGTTCTCTCAAGAAGAACAACTGCTTCCAGTATCTTCTCTTGGCCACTGTGTATGATCTGAGGGAGGTAGCAAATTTGGCCTATGATGGCATCCGAGACAATTTTGATTATTGGGCAGGGCCACAGGGCAGAGGAGAATTGATGCATTGCCCCTCTTCCATCTTTAGCAAGCTCCTTGAGGATGAAAATCTTCATGTGCAAAATGAGGACCAGATCTTTCTGGCTCTCCTTCAGTGGGTGAAATATGAAAAGGCAGAAAGAGAGAAGTTGTTTACAAAGTTTTttgattatttatatttatctgCCGTTTCCACCAAGACACTGCTTGCTGCCTGTCGTGAAGTGTCGCTCTTTACTGACCATAGTGGCCCATTGGCCCGAATAGAAGGCATCTTGAGTGAGCGTAAACAAGGCAAGCCCCAAAGCCTGATGCTGAACCAGAGGAAGGGGGCACTAATGGACTCCGTGGTGATTCTGGGAGGGCAAAATCAGCAGGGGGATTTCAGCAGTGGGGTTTTTGCCTACATACTTGGAGAGAACATCTGGCTGAAGCTGACGGAGATGCCTTACAAAGCTTCGGCTCTTAGTGCCACTTCATTGGGGAAATATATTTATGTCTCTGGAGGAACAACAGAGATCATGTCTGGCCTGAAGACAGCATGGAAATATGACATGGATGCTAACTCCTGGCTTAAGCTCCCAGACCTGCCCATAGGTTTGGCCTTCCACACCATGGTGGCTTGTGGAGGGGCCGTGTACTCCATCGGAGGAAGCACAGCTCCAAGAAAACACATTTCAAGTATCTATAAGTACAGTGATGTCAAGGAGAATTGGGTTCTTGCTGGGAAAACGAGCATACCTATGGATGCAACAGCAGTAATCACCAAGGGGGACAAGACAATTTATATTGTGACCGGGAGGTGCCTGATGAATGGACGCATCTCCCGAGTGGGTGTGCTGGACTGTTTTGACATGGAAGCCCGGAGTGTGGTGCAATACATCACATTCCCCATTCAGTTCAACTATAAACCCTTGTTGTCTTTTCCTCAGGAGAACATCTTGAGTGTTCAGAGCCACAAAGAGAGTGTGGAAATAAACCTCCAGAATATTAAAATGAACAAGTCCACAAAACTTATGCCTCTCTTACCAAATAACTATCACTTGGATCTCTCACATGCAGTGTGCTCAGTcggaaataacaaagtctttgtgTGTGGGGGTCTTGCATGGCCAGATCACCAGCATCCCACGGGACATTCCATTAATCGGCAAGCATATATGTTAGATCAAAGCACAGGAGAATGGAGGGTGTTGGCTCCACCTCCAGAAGCTCTGGATTGCCCTGCTTGTTGTACAGCTAAGTTGCCATGTAAGGTGCTCCAGAGAACAGTCGTCAATTAA